The following DNA comes from Thermodesulfobacteriota bacterium.
TGCGGGGCCCGGGAAGTTTTACCGGTTTGCGCATCGGCATCAGCACCATCAAGGGGCTGGCGGCGGCCGGCGGAAAACCCGTGACCAGTGTTTCCAGCCTGGAGGCCCTGGCCTACCCGTTTTCCGGCTGCGTTTTCCCCGTCTGCGCCCTGATCGACGCCCGCAAGGGCCAGGTTTACGCCTGCTGGTATCGTTTCCGGGACAACGCCCTGGAACCGCTCACGGGAGAGGTGGTAATCCCCCCGGAAGAGGCCGCCGCGCGGTTCAGCGGGCCCTGCCTGTTTGTCGGGACCGGCGCCGGCGTTTACCGGTCGGTGATTGAAAGCATCGCCGGCAGCGAAGCCCGGTTCGCCCTTCCCTTTCAGAACGACATCCGGCCGGAAACGGTCGCCCACCTGGGTCTCCGGCGGCTTCGAGACAACGATACAGAATCACTGGACGGTTTCACGCCGGTTTATGTTCGGCCGCCGGACGCTATCGTCAGCCCGCCGGCCGTCTTAAGGGATAATGGTTGACATGGCCGGAAAGTCATGATTTGCTTTACCGTTGCCATAAACAATATCGGATATGAATCATGTATAAAGACTGGCTGAACGACCACTGCAGCGGAAAAATCGTCGTCGCCGAAGAGGCGATCTCTAAAATCAGAAGCGGTGACAGGGTCTTTGTCGGTACCGGCTGCGGGGAGCCCCAGCTGCTGATCAAGACCATGGTCGGCGAAGAAACGATCCAGGACATCATGGTCTACCAGATGCTGTCCTCGACCTTCGCCCAGTTTGTCGAAGACCCCTCTTTTTTAAGAAGATTTTTCCTCAAACTTTTTTTCATCAGCCGGGACATGCGCCAGGCCGCGTTCAACGGTAAAATCGAATATATTCCCGCCTATCTTTCCCAGATTCCCGGCCTGTTTTCCCGAGGCGCCATCGGGCTGGACGTGGCCCTGATCCAGGTCAGCCCGCCGGACAAATTCGGCTACTGCAGCCTGGGGGTTTCCGTGGACATCACCAAGGCCGGTACGGAAAACGCCAAACTGGTCATCGCCCAGGTCAACCAAAACATGCCCATGACCTTTGGTGACGGTTTTATCCACGTGGATGACATCGACTACCTGGTCCTGCATGATGAACCCCTGGTGGTGGGTTTCCGGGATATTCCCGACAACGTCGTGTCGCAGCGCATCGGCTTTTATGTTTCCCAGCTGGTCCCGGACGGCGCCACTCTGCAGATCGGGTTCGGCCAGTTGCCCAACTACATTCTCAAACACCTGGCCAACAAAAAAGACCTGGGACTGCACACGCAGCTCATCACCGACGGCATGATCCCTCTTTTCGAGCAGAAAGTCATTACCAACCGGAAAAAAACACTGCTGCCGGGACGGGCCGTGGCTTCACTGTGCATGGGGACACCGGAACTCTACGAGTATGTGAACAAAAACCCGGCCTTCATCTTCCGCTCGTCGGAGTTCGTCAACGACCCCACCGTCATCGCCCGCAATGACAACCTGGTATCCATCAGTTCGGCCCTGGAAGTGGACCTGACGGGTCAGGTCTGCTCCGACTCCATGGGATACCGGTTCTACAGCGGCATCGGCGACCAGGTCGATTTCCTGCGGGGCAGTGCCATGTCCCGGGGCGGTTTTTCCATCATCGCCCTGCCCTCGACGGCCCAGAAAGGTCAGGTCTCGCGTATCGTCTCCCACTTGAGCGAAGGCGCCGGCGTGGCCACCACCCGCGGCGATATCAATTTTGTCGTGACCGAATACGGCATCGCCGAGCTTCAGGGCAAGGGCATCTATCAACGGACCATGGAACTGGCCCAGATCGCCCATCCCAAATTCCGGGCAGACTTGATCAACGTCGCCAAGAGGCATCATTACATATTTCCCGATCAGTTGCCCCCGATTCAGGAAGACCTGATTTTTCTGGAGGATTACAAGAGTACCCTGAAGCTTAAAGACGGACGGACCATTGAAGTGCGGCCGGTGCTGCCGTCGGATGAATTTTCCTACCGGAACTTCTACTACTCCCTCAAAGGCGAAACCATCTATTACCGGTTTTTCCATAAAAAGCGCATTTTCTCCCATGCCATGCTGCAGAAGCAGTGGTCAGCGGTGGATTATCGCAAAAACATGTCCCTGGTCGGGCTGGTCCGGACCAAAGGCCGCAAGGAATTCATGGCCATCGCCTCCTACGCCAGAGGAGACGACGACACCAGAGCCGAAGTCGCCTTCGTAGTCCGTGAAGATTACCAGGGCCTGGGCATCACCTCCTACCTGCTGGAGCAACTGGAAAAGATCGCCATTGAAAACGGCTATATCGGTTTTACCGCCACCGTTCTGGCGGACAATACGGCCATGCTCCATATTTTCAAGAAACGGTACCCCAACGCCAAGTTCGCGCGGGAAAGCGGCAACGAAATTACCATTACCATGGATTTCGAGCGGTGAGCATTGCGGTAACCGCCTTCTGTTCGTTCCACGATCATTTCGGTGAATAAAAATGAACGTTCCCGACTGGGATGAGTGGCAGGCATTCATCCTTGAGCAAGCCGCCGTAATGGGACTGCCCGTCACGGCGGCCCAGACCCGCCGGTTCGCCCTTCACGCCGGTGAACTGCTCCGCTGGAACGCGAAAATCAATCTCACCGCCATCACCGACCCGATTGAAATGGCGGTCAAGCATTTTCTGGATTCCCTGGCCCCCTCAACGTATATCCCTCACGCCACCGCTCTGCTGGACATCGGCACCGGCGGCGGTTTTCCGGGTATACCGCTGGCGGCCTTCATTCCGTCTCTGGC
Coding sequences within:
- the tsaB gene encoding tRNA (adenosine(37)-N6)-threonylcarbamoyltransferase complex dimerization subunit type 1 TsaB; the encoded protein is MRILAVNTATPACGVAVVDEGTVSAHAVINSGETHARQLLPLIDRTLNSCRLTVADLDGFAAVRGPGSFTGLRIGISTIKGLAAAGGKPVTSVSSLEALAYPFSGCVFPVCALIDARKGQVYACWYRFRDNALEPLTGEVVIPPEEAAARFSGPCLFVGTGAGVYRSVIESIAGSEARFALPFQNDIRPETVAHLGLRRLRDNDTESLDGFTPVYVRPPDAIVSPPAVLRDNG
- a CDS encoding GNAT family N-acetyltransferase, translated to MYKDWLNDHCSGKIVVAEEAISKIRSGDRVFVGTGCGEPQLLIKTMVGEETIQDIMVYQMLSSTFAQFVEDPSFLRRFFLKLFFISRDMRQAAFNGKIEYIPAYLSQIPGLFSRGAIGLDVALIQVSPPDKFGYCSLGVSVDITKAGTENAKLVIAQVNQNMPMTFGDGFIHVDDIDYLVLHDEPLVVGFRDIPDNVVSQRIGFYVSQLVPDGATLQIGFGQLPNYILKHLANKKDLGLHTQLITDGMIPLFEQKVITNRKKTLLPGRAVASLCMGTPELYEYVNKNPAFIFRSSEFVNDPTVIARNDNLVSISSALEVDLTGQVCSDSMGYRFYSGIGDQVDFLRGSAMSRGGFSIIALPSTAQKGQVSRIVSHLSEGAGVATTRGDINFVVTEYGIAELQGKGIYQRTMELAQIAHPKFRADLINVAKRHHYIFPDQLPPIQEDLIFLEDYKSTLKLKDGRTIEVRPVLPSDEFSYRNFYYSLKGETIYYRFFHKKRIFSHAMLQKQWSAVDYRKNMSLVGLVRTKGRKEFMAIASYARGDDDTRAEVAFVVREDYQGLGITSYLLEQLEKIAIENGYIGFTATVLADNTAMLHIFKKRYPNAKFARESGNEITITMDFER